Proteins from a single region of Acidimicrobiales bacterium:
- a CDS encoding acetyl-CoA C-acetyltransferase: protein MSEAYIVDAIRTPVGKRGGGLSQVHPADLGAHVLEALVARTDVDPAAVEDVLFGCVDTIGPQAGDIARTCWLAAGLPEEVPGTTIDRQCGSSQQALHFAAQAVMSGTNDLVVAGGVQNMSMIPIASALTAAEPLGFSDPFSGSSGWVARYGTQEISQFRGAEMIADKWGVSREDMERFALESHRRALQAIAEGRFEQEIVPLAGVSADEGPRDTSLEKMASLPTLVEGGRLTAAVSSQISDAATAVLVASERAVRDHGLRPRARVHHLSCRGADPVYMLTAPIPATAYALDRSGLSLGDIDLIEINEAFASVVLAWQQETGADLQKVNVNGGAIALGHPLGATGTRLMTTLLCELERTGGRYGLQTMCEGGGQANTTIIERLG from the coding sequence GTGAGCGAGGCCTACATCGTCGACGCCATACGGACTCCCGTCGGCAAGCGGGGCGGCGGCCTGAGCCAGGTCCATCCAGCCGACCTCGGGGCCCACGTGCTCGAGGCGCTCGTCGCCCGAACCGACGTCGACCCGGCGGCGGTGGAGGACGTGCTGTTCGGCTGCGTCGACACCATCGGCCCCCAGGCCGGCGACATCGCCCGCACCTGCTGGCTGGCCGCCGGGCTGCCCGAGGAGGTCCCGGGCACGACGATCGACCGGCAGTGCGGCTCGTCCCAGCAGGCGCTGCACTTCGCCGCCCAGGCCGTCATGAGCGGCACCAACGACCTCGTCGTGGCGGGCGGCGTGCAGAACATGAGCATGATCCCGATCGCGTCCGCGCTCACCGCCGCCGAGCCCCTCGGCTTCTCCGACCCGTTCTCCGGCTCGTCGGGATGGGTCGCCCGCTACGGCACCCAGGAGATCTCCCAGTTCCGAGGGGCGGAGATGATCGCCGACAAGTGGGGCGTCTCGCGCGAGGACATGGAGCGGTTCGCCTTGGAGAGCCATCGCCGGGCCCTGCAGGCCATCGCCGAGGGCCGGTTCGAGCAGGAGATCGTGCCGTTGGCCGGCGTCAGCGCTGACGAAGGTCCGCGCGACACGTCGCTCGAGAAGATGGCGTCACTTCCAACCCTGGTCGAAGGGGGCCGCCTCACCGCGGCGGTGTCGAGCCAGATCTCCGACGCCGCCACCGCCGTGCTCGTCGCATCGGAGCGAGCCGTACGCGACCACGGGCTGAGGCCCAGGGCGCGCGTTCACCACCTCAGCTGCCGGGGGGCCGATCCCGTCTACATGCTGACGGCGCCGATCCCCGCCACGGCCTACGCCCTCGACCGCTCGGGCCTGTCGCTGGGCGACATCGATCTCATCGAGATCAACGAGGCGTTCGCCTCGGTGGTGCTGGCCTGGCAGCAGGAGACCGGAGCCGACCTGCAAAAGGTGAACGTCAACGGGGGCGCCATCGCGCTCGGACATCCGCTCGGCGCGACCGGGACGAGGCTGATGACCACCCTGCTGTGCGAGCTCGAGCGGACCGGTGGCCGCTACGGGCTGCAGACCATGTGCGAGGGCGGCGGCCAGGCCAACACCACGATCATCGAACGGCTCGGCTGA
- a CDS encoding DUF1707 domain-containing protein, which produces MRISHAERNEIADVLSKHYAEGRLDSNEFEERVGRVMNAKTRGDVAGVLDDLPRLGPPAPPPPRRRPVGQWVLALLLVLLVAGFLAAPPHVPLLLIGIVVLLVWHRFRGRRYWRRRDLASRPW; this is translated from the coding sequence ATGCGCATCTCACACGCCGAGCGCAACGAGATCGCCGACGTTCTCTCGAAGCACTACGCCGAGGGTCGACTGGACAGCAACGAGTTCGAGGAGCGCGTCGGGCGGGTCATGAACGCCAAGACCCGCGGCGACGTGGCCGGCGTGCTCGATGACCTGCCCAGGCTGGGCCCCCCGGCTCCGCCGCCGCCCCGCCGCCGGCCGGTCGGACAGTGGGTGCTGGCGTTGCTGTTGGTGCTGCTCGTGGCCGGCTTCCTGGCCGCCCCGCCCCACGTGCCGCTGCTGTTGATCGGCATCGTGGTCCTGCTGGTCTGGCACCGGTTCCGAGGCCGGCGCTACTGGCGCCGCCGTGACCTGGCCTCACGCCCGTGGTGA
- a CDS encoding PspC domain-containing protein produces the protein MEDATPDTASAQTQILRRPHAGRMLAGVAAGIAEHLDLDVTLVRIVLVVLAFAGGLAVPLYVGAWLLIPDEGADVSMAEDLIDQFRSR, from the coding sequence ATGGAAGACGCGACACCTGACACCGCTTCTGCACAGACCCAGATCCTCCGTCGTCCGCACGCCGGGAGGATGCTGGCGGGCGTGGCAGCCGGCATCGCCGAGCACCTCGACCTCGACGTCACGCTCGTCCGCATCGTCCTCGTTGTCCTCGCCTTCGCCGGGGGGTTGGCCGTGCCGCTCTATGTCGGGGCGTGGCTGCTGATCCCCGATGAAGGCGCGGACGTGAGCATGGCCGAGGACCTCATCGATCAATTCCGGTCTCGCTGA
- a CDS encoding PspC domain-containing protein has product MHRHWGRHLRGRGPLRRSRDDRLIAGVAGGVAARLGVDPTLVRIAVVLFGLASGIGVAAYVVAWLLLPVAGETAPIASRAKSDRAGIALAVAFVPLLVLTVLVVSALGIGYASSVAWPLYLSLAGLVLIWRNAEEDESVWMRQVAGTLLQVSTEPRHSRRSLVLRIVIGVVLLGAGLVVIVLGHPNTALLRPAGGTVLVIAAFVVVFGPWWLSLARQLVDERQARVRAEERTEMAARVHDSVLQTLALIQRSSDNSQRVVQLARTQERELRSWLFDGRRPGSFGEEEASTLAAGVQLIEHEVESTHGVAVEAVTVGDCPLAEDLRALLAAGKEGTVNAAKWSGAPVVSLFAEVEPDKVTLFVRDRGQGFDPTEVPADRQGIAESIRARMARHGGTVAVRSTPGAGTEVELAMPRRVERGVDRARNDRR; this is encoded by the coding sequence ATGCACCGCCACTGGGGGCGTCACCTGCGGGGGCGGGGGCCGCTCCGTCGGAGCCGGGATGACCGGCTGATCGCCGGCGTCGCCGGCGGTGTCGCCGCCCGACTGGGCGTCGATCCCACGCTGGTCCGCATCGCCGTGGTGCTGTTCGGCCTGGCGAGCGGCATCGGCGTCGCCGCCTACGTGGTGGCGTGGCTCCTGTTGCCGGTCGCGGGCGAGACGGCGCCGATCGCCAGCCGGGCCAAGTCCGATCGGGCCGGCATCGCCCTGGCCGTGGCCTTCGTGCCGCTGCTGGTCCTCACCGTGCTGGTCGTGTCGGCGCTGGGAATCGGCTACGCCAGCTCGGTCGCCTGGCCGCTCTACCTGAGCCTCGCCGGCCTGGTCCTGATCTGGCGCAACGCCGAGGAGGACGAGAGCGTCTGGATGCGCCAGGTGGCAGGGACCCTGCTCCAGGTCAGCACCGAGCCTCGGCACTCCCGTCGCTCGTTGGTGCTGAGGATCGTCATCGGCGTCGTGCTCCTCGGCGCCGGCCTCGTCGTGATCGTCCTCGGGCACCCGAACACCGCCCTGCTCCGACCAGCAGGCGGCACCGTGCTCGTGATCGCCGCCTTCGTCGTGGTGTTCGGACCATGGTGGCTGAGCCTCGCCCGCCAGCTGGTGGACGAGCGCCAGGCCCGCGTGCGCGCCGAGGAGCGGACGGAGATGGCCGCCCGCGTCCACGACTCGGTGCTCCAGACGCTGGCCCTGATCCAACGCTCGTCGGACAACTCACAGCGCGTCGTCCAGCTGGCGCGGACCCAGGAACGGGAGCTTCGCTCGTGGCTGTTCGACGGGCGCCGGCCAGGTTCGTTCGGTGAAGAGGAAGCGTCGACGCTGGCCGCCGGGGTGCAGCTGATCGAGCACGAGGTGGAGAGCACCCACGGCGTGGCCGTGGAAGCCGTGACCGTCGGTGACTGCCCACTGGCCGAAGATCTCCGGGCCCTGCTCGCGGCCGGCAAGGAGGGGACGGTCAACGCAGCCAAGTGGTCCGGTGCGCCCGTCGTGTCGCTGTTCGCCGAGGTGGAGCCGGACAAGGTGACCCTGTTCGTGCGCGATCGGGGCCAGGGTTTCGACCCGACCGAGGTCCCCGCCGACCGTCAAGGGATCGCCGAGTCCATCAGGGCGAGGATGGCCCGCCACGGCGGCACCGTCGCCGTCCGCTCGACACCGGGAGCCGGCACCGAGGTGGAGCTCGCCATGCCGAGGCGGGTCGAGCGCGGGGTCGATCGCGCACGAAACGATCGCCGATGA